Proteins from a single region of Hydra vulgaris chromosome 12, alternate assembly HydraT2T_AEP:
- the LOC136087834 gene encoding uncharacterized protein LOC136087834 — MAISTRSNTEIYLLGQTHEIDCRSLPTKGDVLRYFYHCCRLLNFNKNKKHTEIISCPLDINHELLCNDKTCQPKCVVSALRKPWLMGGIPHISCRSIRENVSKLIYHHKKLVSYRSKKTETQKLHENSFLALEKELFDIGHPKLYEIIEKDRIRSKDAKECDILFYEDQKTARTMVIDKIDKIYQKVYSNREFRKRKAKEFEQMEESTTKNSKLKQFSSNSNCINGNQELFLLENFDNDKQSMIIEKQSTNIKRNKVTVTVDIDELIKKTSIFCGRFGISVGVQTGLLALFLRSGNINLNEVKLSKTKVEKIRKDLYLSESELIKEKRKEKCKNSNLILHIDTKKVTALNENYISEVNERLAIVVTSPDWDLNTNGKQQDELLGIVECQSGKGYDQALACFNVIKKFGIESFIIGICADTTACNTGCNKGCISILGELLNRPLLRLLCRKHSQERHILHAINAITKTESKGPSKSIYTRFKAAWPMNYENVQKNMDQLSKFPWCKVSGTPLEDMAKKSLSFCKKALELHTCPRNDYKHLCQYVIVFLEGREAVPGFIIHKPAAEHEARFMADALYILAMKLTQPIIKFLTLEEEIVFSKAAIYVASVYAKNFLQSSQIASAAHNDLCTVKEMIKMKDFDADVPQAFISSYLRHSHYLSEETVVFCLFDKSLDNKVKEKVAQQLLKTNLPEVFKLKKFRPVEINENSELNDYVGQNSWLIFKIVPYLSKWLESPPDLWTHDSDYKNMQRFIKRLVCVNDCCERAIKLVKDFIDSTIKEEKLQDILLVLKEHRVNFPFYKCNWSKEILNKL; from the exons atggcaaTATCAACACGTTCAAAtactgaaatatatttattaggaCAAACCCACGAAATTGATTGCAGAAGTTTGCCTACGAAAGGCGacgttttaagatatttttatcaCTGCTGCAGATTactaaatttcaataaaaataaaaaacacaccGAAATTATATCTTGCCCTCTTGATATAAATCACGAGCTGCTTTGTAATGATAAAACATGTCAGCCCAAATGCGTTGTTTCTGCTCTTAGAAAACCGTGGCTTATGGGTGGTATACCACACATTAGTTGTAGAAGTATTAG ggAAAATGTTTCCAAATTAATATATCATCACAAGAAACTGGTATCATATCGTTCAAAAAAAACGGAAACACAAAAGCTacatgaaaatagttttttggcATTAGAAAAAGAATTGTTTGACATAGGGCACccaaaactttatgaaataattgaaaaagataGAATTCGATCAAAAGATGCAAAAGAATGcgatattttgttttatgaagACCAAAAAACTGCAAGAACAATGGTAATTGACAAAATAgacaaaatatatcaaaaagtttattccaACAGAGAGTTTCGCAAAAGGAAAGCAAAGGAGTTTGAGCAAATGGAGGAATCTACCACAAAAAACTCgaagttaaaacaattttcatcaaataGCAATTGTATTAATGGAAATCAAGagttatttttgttagaaaattttgataatgatAAACAATCAAtgataattgaaaaacaatCAACTAACATAAAACGAAATAAAGTGACAGTAACAGTAGATATTGATGAACTTATCAAAAAAACGTCAATATTTTGTGGGCGTTTTGGAATTTCTGTTGGAGTACAGACAGGATTATTAGCATTATTTTTAAGATCTGGAAATATCAATCTTAATGAAGTAAAACTTTCAAAGacaaaagtagaaaaaataagaaaagatttatatttaagtGAATCagaattaattaaagaaaaaagaaaagaaaaatgtaaaaatagtaatttaattttgcacattgatacaaaaaaagttacagCTTTAAATGAAAACTATATTTCTGAAGTAAATGAACGTCTAGCTATTGTTGTTACAAGTCCAGACTGGGATTTAAATACAAATGGAAAGCAACAGGATGAGCTGCTAGGCATAGTTGAATGTCAATCAGGAAAAGGATATGATCAAGCATTGGCatgttttaatgttataaaaaagtttggaatTGAAAGCTTTATAATTGGAATTTGTGCTGACACAACAGCATGTAACACTGGTTGTAATAAGGGTTGTATAAGTATTTTAGGAGAACTTTTAAATCGACCTCTGTTAAGGCTTCTTTGTAGAAAACATTCTCAAGAACGACATATTTTACATGCAATAAATGCAATCACTAAAACAGAAAGCAAAGGTCCATCAAAATCTATTTACACAAGATTCAAAGCTGCTTGGCCAATGAATTatgaaaatgttcaaaaaaatatggATCAGTTATCAAAGTTTCCGTGGTGCAAAGTTAGTGGAACTCCATTAGAAGATATggctaaaaaaagtttatctttttgCAAGAAAGCTTTGGAACTTCATACTTGCCCCAGAAATGATTATAAACATCTGTGTCAATATGTCATTGTTTTTCTGGAAGGAAGGGAGGCAGTTCCTGGATTTATTATACACAAACCAGCTGCTGAACATGAAGCTAGATTTATGGCAGATGCTTTATACATTTTGGCAATGAAGCTTACTCAACcaatcataaagtttttaacccTTGAGGAAGAAATAGTATTTTCAAAGGCTGCAATATATGTAGCTTCAGTTTATGCAAAAAACTTTCTTCAATCAAGTCAAATTGCTTCTGCTGCTCATAATGATTTGTGTACGGTTAAAGAGATGataaaaatgaaagattttgATGCTGATGTCCCTCAAGCTTTTATTTCAAGCTATCTTAGACACAGTCATTATCTTTCTGAAGAAacagttgttttttgtttatttgataaaagtcttgacaataaagttaaagaaaaagttgctcagcagttattaaaaacaaatttacctgaagtctttaaacttaaaaagtttaggcctgtagaaataaatgaaaattcaGAACTTAATGATTACGTTGGTCAAAATTCTTggctaatatttaaaatagttcctTACTTATCAAAGTGGTTAGAGAGTCCACCTGATTTGTGGACTCATGATtctgattataaaaatatgcaaaggtTTATAAAGAGATTAGTCTGTGTCAATGACTGTTGTGAAAGAGCTATTAAATTGGTAAAAGACTTTATCGATTCAACAATTAAAGAGGAAAAGTTACAAGATATTTTACTGGTTTTGAAGGAACACAGAGttaattttccattttataaatgtaactgGTCCAAAgaaatacttaataaattgtaa